GGCATACGCTCGCCGCCAGGCAGCTCCTGCACCGAGCCGGGGTGGAAGATGCGCGCGTAGGCCGCGAACCCTCGCGGCACGACGTCGTGCATCGTGCCGCGCCACGGGTCGTCGATCTGCTCGCGCAGCCAGTCGCCGGCCGAAACGTCTGCAGTCCACTCCATGCGGCAACGCTACCCGGCGGTGCGCCCACCGCGCCGATTCGGGGGCTGACCGGGCATCGGGTACCATAGGAGGGTTGTCCGCATGCGCCCCTGTGCGCGAAGTGGCGGACGATGTGCAACAACCCTCCTGATGCCGGGAAATGCCCGGTGTCCGTTCTAGTCCGAAGGAGGTGGGTTAGTGACGCACTCACACCAGTACGAACTCATGGTCATCCTCGACCCAGAGGTCGACGAGCGCCAGGTCGCTCCCAAGCTCGACGGGTTCTTGAAGGTCATCACGAACGATGGTGGCTCGATCGACAACGTCGACATCTGGGGCCGTCGCCGGCTGGCTTACGAGATCGAGAAGAAGACCGAGGGCATCTACGCCGTCGTCAACTTCACCGCGACCAGCGAAGCCACGCAGGAGCTCGACCGTCAGCTGAAGCTGAACGAGCAGATCATGCGCACCAAGGTCCTCCGTGCCGAGGAGGCGATCGCTCAGGTCGCCGCCGAGAAGGAGCGCGCTGAGGCCAAGGCTGCCCGCAAGGCCGCGAAGGCGTAACGCTCATGGCCGGCGAAACCATCATCACGGTCGTGGGCAACCTCACGGCGGACCCCGAGCTGCGCTACACGCAGAACGGTCTTCCCGTCGCGAACTTCACGATCGCTTCGACGCCGCGCACTTTCGACCGCCAGGCGAACGAGTGGAAGGACGGCGACGCGCTGTTCCTCCGCGCGTCGGTATGGCGTGAGTTCGCCGAGCACGTGGCCGGCTCGCTGACCAAGGGCTCCCGTGTCATCGCGACCGGTCGTCTGAAGCAGCGTTCCTACCAGGACCGCGAGGGCAACAACCGCACCTCGATCGAGCTCGAGGTCGACGAGATCGGCCCCTCGCTCCGCTACGCGACCGCCCAGGTCACCCGCGCCGCTTCCGGCGGTGGCGGTGGCGGCGGTCAGCAGGCGCGCCCCCAGCAGGTGCAGCAGGACGAGCCGTGGTCGACCCCCGGCTCTGCTGCCCCGGACGCATGGAGCGCCCCCGGTACGAGCTACGGCGACGACACGCCCTTCTGATCCTCGGCGATCACCTCACAAGACCAGTGGATGCCGCGGCATCCACCCCTATCTAAGGAAAAACTATGGCTGGAAAGGCTACCGGCGATCGCCGCAAGCCGCGGAAGGGCGCGAAGAACGCCGCTCCCGCGAAGGCGATCCGCGTCGGCGTCATCGACTACAAGGACGTCGCCACTCTTCGCAAGTTCATCTCGGAGCGCGGGAAGATCCGCGCCCGTCGTATCACCGGTGTCTCGGTGCAGGAGCAGCGTCTGATCGCCAAGGCGATCAAGAACGCGCGCGAAATGGCGCTCCTGCCTTACGCCGGCGCTGGCCGCTAAGGGGCACTCACATGGCAAAGCTGATTCTCACGAACGAGGTTGCCGGGCTCGGAAGCGCCGGTGACGTCATCGAGGTCAAGAACGGGTACGCCCGCAACTACCTCATCCCCCAGGGCTTCGCTGTGGCCTGGACCCGCGGTGGCGAGAAGCAGGTGGCGTCGATCCGCGCCGCCCGTGACTCCCGCGCGATCCACGACCACGAAGAGGCTGTGGCGCTCAAGAATGCGCTCGAGGCAGGCAAGGTCAAGCTGACGGTCAAGGCCGGCAAGGAAGGCCGCCTGTTCGGTTCGGTCAAGCCCACCGACGTGGCCGACGCCGTCAAGGCCGCAGGCCTGGGCGACCTCGACAAGCGCAAGATCCACATCACCGCGCCGATCAAGGCCGTGGGCGACCACGAGGCGACCGTTCGCCTGCGTGACGACCTCACCGCTGTGATCACCCTGCAGGTGGTCGCCGCCAAGTAAGGCGCGTGACGCATCGGAATGCCGCAGACCTCCGGGTCTGCGGCATTCCTGCGTTTGCGGTCCGGGTATCACCGGTCGCCGGCATCGTGCGGGCGCTGCTGACGATCAACGAGGGCCTCGGTGACCGCGACACCGAAGACGAGGTCCCGGTCGCGGCGGTGCGAAAGCTCGCCCGGCATGATTTCCGGTCTCATCAGGCCCGACGAAGTCGGTCAGAACTCCCCATGACCCGGACTTGACAATTTGCGGGTTTGTCCCCAGGTGCTCCACATACCGGCCAACCCTCAACCCACACTTCAACCACAATGCTCGTCCACAGGCTGTGAATCATAAAACACCAGATCAAATACATAAACAATCTGTCGGATCAGATAACTCCCGGGCGTTTTCCACAGCCGTTGTGCACAGGCGTGGCGGCGTTTCACGCAATCTCTCCACAGAGTTATCCACAGGCAGGTTTGCAGGTGTCGGGGCCCATGCATAACGTGGCCGATGGCCCGTCGCGCGGGCCCGAGAAGGGGGCATGAATGTCGATCGCGGACATCTCGAACGACCGACTGGGCGCACCCCGTGAGCACGAGCGCACGCCGCCGCACGATCTGCTGGCCGAGCAGAGCGCACTGGGCGGCATGCTCCTGTCGAAGGATGCCGTTGCCGATGTCATCGAGTCGCTTCGCGGCACCGACTTCTACGTGCCCAAGCACGAGCTGATCTTCGAAGCGATCCTCACGCTCTACTCGCACGGCGAGCCGACCGACGTCGTCGCCGTCACCGACGAGCTCATCAAAACCGGCGAGCTGCAGCGCGCCGGCGGTGCCGACTACCTGCACTCGCTGACCTCGATCGTCCCGACCGCGGCGAACGCCGGCTACTACGCGTCGATCGTCAGCGAGCGGGCGCTGCTTCGCCGCCTCGTCGAGGCCGGCACGCGCATCGTGCAGATGGGCTACAACGGCCAGGGCGAGGCGCTCGATCTCGTCAACAATGCGCAGGCCGAGATCTACTCCGTCACCGGCGCGGAACAGGCCGAGGACTACGTTCCGCTCGAGATCGCGGTGGGTGCGGCGATCGAAGAGATCGAGGCCGCACGCGGTCGCGACGGCCAGATGACCGGCATCCCCACCGGCTTCTCCGGGCTCGATCAGCTCACCAACGGTATGCACCCGGGTCAGATGATCATCATCGCGGCGCGGCCCGCGATGGGCAAAAGTACCCTGGCTCTCGACTTCGCCCGCAGCGCCGCGATCAAGCACGACATGCCGACGATCTTCTTCTCGCTCGAAATGGGCAAGAGCGAGATCGCGATGCGTCTGATGAGCGCCGAGGGCGCCGTGCCGCTGCAGAGCATGCGCAAGGGCACGCTCGACTCGCGCGACTGGACGACGATCGCCGCGACCCGCGGGCGCATCAACGACGCGCCCCTCTACATCGACGACAGCCCGAACATGACACTCGTCGAGATCCGGGCGAAGTGCCGTCGCCTCAAGCAGCGCGTCGGCTTGAAGATGGTGGTTATCGACTACCTGCAGCTGATGACCAGCGGCAAGCGCGTCGAATCGCGCCAGCAAGAAGTCTCAGAGTTCTCTCGCGCGCTCAAGCTCCTCGCGAAGGAGCTCGGCGTGCCCGTGGTGGCGCTGTCGCAGCTGAACCGCGGCGCAGAGCAGCGCCAGGACAAGAAGCCCGCGCTCAGCGACCTTCGCGAGTCGGGCTCGATCGAGCAGGACGCCGACATGGTGGTACTGCTGCACCGCGAGGCCGCCTACGAGAAGGACAGCCCACGCGCCGGCGAGGCCGACCTGATCGTGGCCAAGCACCGCAACGGCCCGACCGACACGATCACCGTTGCGTTCCAGGGTCACTTCTCACGCTTCACCGACATGGCGCAGGACTTCGGGTAGCTGTAGGTACTTTTTTGAAATGTCCATTTCGCGGATGAAATGTCCACGCGATGTCCATATGGACATTTCGGGCTCTGTGAGCCGCGGTCGACGGTCGGCACTCCGAACCGGTGGAGTTTCTCGGCGAAGATGCCGAGCCGATCTATCGAGGCGACGCGGACGGTGTCGCGTGCGCGGGATGTATTCGATGCGTTCGGCGAGATCTTCGCGGCTGTCGCTGTTCCGGCCGCTCACTTGTCCGCGAAGACCCGGTCGGCGTCGCCGATGGTGTAGAGCTGGCGGGCGAGGTTCTGACTGGCGCGGAGATTGTCTGCCAACGGTCTTGATGCGTTGCGTCGTGTCTAGAGCTCCGGTCGGTTCTGTTGCAGTCTTACGGAATGGACCCTATTGCGACGCCCAGACACAGGCTTGGCACGTGTTGCGTACGGGTATACCCCAAAGCGACATGCTGAAGCGTGGTGCAGGAGTCGGAGCGCTCCGGAGTGCTCCGGGTGCCGGTGTGCTGGCGGGTGCGATCTTCTGCGGTGGCCATACGTGTCATCGGAGGAAGCTGCAGACGTTGTCGGGAGTACAGTCCTGGGCACGTACGTCGTCGGCGCCTTCCCGGAGTTCGACGATGTTGGCCCGGAGCAGGCGAAGCTGTTCAATCTGCTCGTCGACCTCGGATAGTCGCCTGTCGAGAAGGTCACGGACGTGGGTACAGGGCGAG
This DNA window, taken from Microbacterium invictum, encodes the following:
- the rpsF gene encoding 30S ribosomal protein S6, whose product is MVILDPEVDERQVAPKLDGFLKVITNDGGSIDNVDIWGRRRLAYEIEKKTEGIYAVVNFTATSEATQELDRQLKLNEQIMRTKVLRAEEAIAQVAAEKERAEAKAARKAAKA
- a CDS encoding single-stranded DNA-binding protein, whose product is MAGETIITVVGNLTADPELRYTQNGLPVANFTIASTPRTFDRQANEWKDGDALFLRASVWREFAEHVAGSLTKGSRVIATGRLKQRSYQDREGNNRTSIELEVDEIGPSLRYATAQVTRAASGGGGGGGQQARPQQVQQDEPWSTPGSAAPDAWSAPGTSYGDDTPF
- the rpsR gene encoding 30S ribosomal protein S18, coding for MAGKATGDRRKPRKGAKNAAPAKAIRVGVIDYKDVATLRKFISERGKIRARRITGVSVQEQRLIAKAIKNAREMALLPYAGAGR
- the rplI gene encoding 50S ribosomal protein L9, producing MAKLILTNEVAGLGSAGDVIEVKNGYARNYLIPQGFAVAWTRGGEKQVASIRAARDSRAIHDHEEAVALKNALEAGKVKLTVKAGKEGRLFGSVKPTDVADAVKAAGLGDLDKRKIHITAPIKAVGDHEATVRLRDDLTAVITLQVVAAK
- the dnaB gene encoding replicative DNA helicase, which gives rise to MSIADISNDRLGAPREHERTPPHDLLAEQSALGGMLLSKDAVADVIESLRGTDFYVPKHELIFEAILTLYSHGEPTDVVAVTDELIKTGELQRAGGADYLHSLTSIVPTAANAGYYASIVSERALLRRLVEAGTRIVQMGYNGQGEALDLVNNAQAEIYSVTGAEQAEDYVPLEIAVGAAIEEIEAARGRDGQMTGIPTGFSGLDQLTNGMHPGQMIIIAARPAMGKSTLALDFARSAAIKHDMPTIFFSLEMGKSEIAMRLMSAEGAVPLQSMRKGTLDSRDWTTIAATRGRINDAPLYIDDSPNMTLVEIRAKCRRLKQRVGLKMVVIDYLQLMTSGKRVESRQQEVSEFSRALKLLAKELGVPVVALSQLNRGAEQRQDKKPALSDLRESGSIEQDADMVVLLHREAAYEKDSPRAGEADLIVAKHRNGPTDTITVAFQGHFSRFTDMAQDFG